One Candidatus Zixiibacteriota bacterium genomic window, GCGCGACCTGGCCGGGCAGTCAAAGGAATTCCGCGACTCCAGCACGAGTCTCTACTTTCTCTTCCTGCTCGCCGTCGTCTTCATCTTCCTGGTGCTGGCGGCGCAATTTGAGAGCTTCATCCACCCGCTCACGATTCTGCTCTCAGTGCCGCTGGCCGTTGTCGGCGCGCTGGTCTCGCTCTTCGTTTTTGGCCAGAGTTTGAATATCTACTCGCAGATCGGCCTGATTATGTTGATCGGGTTGGTGACCAAGAACTCGATCCTGATCGTCGAGTATGCCAACCAGCTCCGCGAAAGTGGCCGCGAAGTGATCGACGCCGTTGTCGCGGCGGCGCGCATCCGTCTGCGCCCGATTCTGATGACCTCGTTTGCAACGATCTTCGGCGTCCTGCCGATCGCCATCGGCCTCGGCGCCGGCGCCGAATCCCGCCGCCCGCTTGGCATCGCCGTGGTTGGCGGCATGTTCTTCTCGACCTTTTTGACGCTGGTGTTGGTGCCGGTGGTTTATGCGATGTTGTCGCGCTTCACCCGTGGGTCTAAACATTCCGATGAAGATGCTCACGACGTTGTCGCGCGCTCGGAGAAGATCGCAAACGATGCGTAGGAGAACTGCATGACAAGGGAATTGCGGCGGTTGGGCGATTCCAACATCACCACGCCGCCCCTGATCCTCGGGGGGAATGTCTTCGGCTGGACAGCCGATGAGACGACTTCCTTTGCCATCCTCGATCGCTTCATCGCCGCCGGCTTCTGCGTCATCGATACCGCCAACGTCTACTCGACCTGGGTGTCGGGACATCAGGGCGGCGAATCCGAGACGATCATCGGCAACTGGATGAAATCGCGCGGCAATCGCGATCAGGTCGTGATTGCCACCAAGGTCGGCCACGAGATGGACCCCGATCGCAAAGGACTCAAGGCCGACAACATCCTGCGCGAAGTCGAAGCCTCACTCCAGCGCCTGCAAACCGAATACATCGACCTCTACCAGTCGCACACCGATGATCTCGCCACTCCGGTCGCCGAAACGCTTGAGGCTTACCACCGCTTGCTCGACGCTGGCAAGGTGCGCGCCATCGGTGCCTCTAACTTTACCGCCGACCGCCTGCAGGAGTCGCTGCAAACAGCCCGACAGGCGGGCCTCCCCTTATATCAAAGCTTGCAGCCTGAGTACAATTTGTGTGAACGACAGAAGTTTGAAACGACGCTGGAACCCCTTTGCCTCCGTGAACACCTTGGCGTGATTCCTTACTTCGGACTGGCGCGCGGATTTCTGACCGGCAAGTATCGCAGCGCGGCCGACCTCGACCGCAGTCCACGGGGCAAAGGCGTCGCCCGCTACCTCGATCAACGCGGCCTTCGCATCCTGACGGCACTCGATCAGGTAGCTTCTGAACTGCAATCAAAACTTGCGAGCGTTGCGCTCGCGTGGCTGATGGCACGTCCCTCCGTCACCGCCCCGATCTCCAGCGCCACCTCGATCGAACAACTGGAGGACCTGATCGCCGCCGCCGATCTCAAACTCACAACCGACCAACTCGCCCGCCTCACCGCCGCCAGCGCCTACACCGCTTCATAGACACCAGATCGAGTCCTAATCTTTTTGGGACATCTTGGACAAAAATCACTAGCTTGCACTTGCAAGTGCTGCTGCGATCGTCATCCGGTCGGTATCAGCGCATTTATTAACGAAGCAAGGTGTTATGAAAATCCTCTCTCTCCGAGCGGCAATCATGGTGACGACTCTCGTCATGCTGATAGTCGTGATTTCGGCCTGTGCCCCCAAAGCAGTGGGAATCTGGCGCGACCCCGAGTTCACACCCTCCAAGCTAAACTCGGTCCCGCTCGTTCTTGGCGGTATCGGTGTTCGCGGCGATGATGAGAAGGCCAAGGCAACCCTGCGTCCCCTGCTCGATAGTCTGGCCTGGTCTACTCTCAGCACGGAACTGCCCGAGTCGAATCTTGCCCCAATCCACTATTGCCGCAACAAGATCGGCACGGATGCACTGACAAAGATTGTGAACAAGTTTGAAGTCGATGGTTTACTGGACTCCGAGGATCTCGCGCCGCTGCAATCAGCCTGGGCGCCTGACGGTAGCTGTTTGATCTTCGGTCGTGTTGTTGAGGACCGCGTCACCAGCGAAGAAAAATACTCCGAGAAAGGCAATTACATCGAAAATAAGCGTACGATCATGATCTACTTCGCCGTTTACGATGCGGCCACCTGCCGGCAATTGTGGAACGGCGGATTCTCCTTGACTCGGTCAGGATACTCCGACTCGGAACCGGAAAACACGTCTTCAACGCTCAGCGACTTCGCGGTCGGTTTGTTGCTCAACTTCCTCTCGCCCCCCGATCCGGAAATCCCGCCGGCCGGCGACATGATCACCGCGATCTGTCGCAGCTTTGCCCGATCCTTGGCAGGGAAGGAGTAGGCCGCGCGTCGGCCCGTCCAGCGCGACGTCTATTCTTATACTCCCTCCCGCTTTGGAATCGCCCGGTACGCCCAGATGAACAACACCAGGAACACCAGATCGATGATCGCAAACGGCTTCCACATCCCCGGGATTCCGGCGGTGAACCAGTGGTAAAACGCCACGCCGCAATACGACACCTTCAACAGCATGCCGTAGGGCATCAAGTTGCGATTCCGCTCCGGATTGCGCGCAATCGCCCAATACAAGAGCGCGAAGCTGATCAACAACGCCGCGGCGAAATGCAAATATCCGTAATGGTTCGGCGGCGTCACCTCAAACCACGCGAACAGCGACGGCGCCGCAAACAGGAACATGATCCCCAAAACGCCGTCATAAACCGCCGTCACATAGTAGATCGCCGATACTATCGTGCGCTTGTTCATACTCCTCCGCCTTTCTCTCCGTGAAATTGCCTGAGGTTCTTCTTGAACGACTCGCGCCGTTGCGCCGTGAATTCGTCGCTATACAGGCGCGCGATTAACTTGCGAAATCCCCGCGTCAATTCTTCCGGCGCCATCTTTGCCGGTACGAAATTGACGTCAAACAACGTGCATTTCTTCCAGTTCGTCGGCTCCAACAACCGCCCGTCGCGTTTCAATCGCTCATAAAGCGGCGTGCCCGGAAACGGTGTCAACACCGTTGCCTGCACTTCATAAAGTTCGCTGGCACGCACAAACTCATAGACTTCGTCAAAGATCGCCGTCGTGTGTCCGTCCAGACCCAGCACGAAACAACCGTTGACCGTCACCCCGTGCGCCTGAATCCTCCCTATCGCCTCACGGTAGCACGCAAACCGCCTGTACTTCCAATCATTGTTGAGTTCCAGCCCCGCCAGCCCGTCGACCACCGGACTCTCAAAACCGATCAGCACCTGCGCGCAGCCGGCCCGCCGCATCAGGGTCAGCAGTTCCTCGTCCTCGGCGACCGAAATGTCGGTTTCGGTGAACCAACGCAAGTGCCGCGGAATCATCGCCGTCAACAACTCTTTCCAGTAGCTGCGATTGACCAGCGAGTTGTCGTCGGCGAACTCAATAAACGGGTGCGGCCAGATTTCCCGAATCTTGTCGATCTCCGCCAGCACCTTCGCAATCGGCTTCTGCTTGTAATGGTCCGCCAGCAGAATCGACCCGGCGCAAAATTCGCAATGGTGCGGACACCCGCGGCTTGTCTGCACTGTCAGGCGGTTATAATTCTCGATATCAAGCAGATCGTACGCCGGCATCGGCGCCGCCGTCAGGTCATACTCCCGTTTCCGGGCATCGTAGACCGCCTTCAGCCTGCCCGCCTTGGCATCCTCAAGCACCTCCGGCCAGCACGGCTCGCCTTCGCCCACCACCACGCTATCGCAGAATTGCAGCGCTTCCTCAGGAACGACGGTGACATGCGGCCCGCCGATCACCACCTTCGTCCCGCGCTCGCGATAACGTTGCGCGAGCTCATACGCTTCATCGATTTGCGCGCTGTAACTGGAGATCGCCGCCAGATCGAAGCCGTCCGGAAGCTCATCAAACAGCGCAATGTCCGGCATCTCGATGTATTCCACCTGGTGCTCCGGCGGTGTCAACGCCGCCAGTGTCAACAGCCCCAGACTCGGTAGCGACGCAATCGTCAGCGACCGCTCGACGAAACCGGGCAGCGTCAAACCGACGCGCACCAGTTCCTCGTCGCGCACCCGAATCCCGCTCATCGCAATCAATCCAATTTTCATGATGTCAAGCTCACCACCCTCCAGATCGTGATCACCGCGCTGACGGCCACCGACAAAACCGGAATGAAAAACAAATGCCGCGCCGGGCGATAAAACGCCGCTGCATAGCAGTTCACCGGCATCGCGATCGTACCAACGACCAGCAGGATCGCCGCCAGTTCCCAATCCGCGGCGACATTGAAGCTCCGCACCGTGAAGACAAAGGCCAGGTTGATCAAACCTAACCCCACCAGCGCCACGTGGCCCAGTCGCATCAGTCGCCGCGGCCAGCTGCCGTAGCCCCCGAGGAAATCCTCCTTGTGAAAAAACAGACCGGTGATCATACCCACCAGGCATGCGGCGAAGATCCCGATCCAGCCGGTATACAGATTAATTGTCACAGTCGACCTTTCGTATGTAAATTGATCTTATTAACCATAATCAATTGTCAAGTATGCGGCAATACCAGACTTTTTCTTTCTCACGGCCGTGAACGTCCAAGCCCGTGCCGTCTTAGCGTGTCATAGCGTTTTCAGAACTTGACTTACGGGTCGATAATACTACATTGAATGAAGAAATTGTCAGACGTTGGCGGCTTGTCGTTCGAGCTCGCCATGCTCAAACGGTCAAAACTACTCCACTTTCATCGCCTTTCTTGTAAGGAGCCGTTTCATGCAGTGCACCCCACTCATCCGGATTGCCCTCGTGGCCGCCCTCGCCATCTGTTGTCCCAGGCTGCTCGCCGAAATCCCCGGCATGATCAGCTATCAGGGACGACTCACCAACAACGTCGGTCAGCCGCTCACCGGATCTCATAACTTGACGTTCGCTATCTTTGCCGACACCGCCGGGATCACGCAGATCTGGACGGAGACTCAGAACAACGTGGCCGTGACCGACGGCTTGTTCAGCGCTACTCTCGGAGTGGTAACGCCGATTCCTCTCAATGCCTTTACCGGCCCGGTCTGCTATCTCGGTGTTGCCGTTGACGGTGGTGCCCAGCTCCGGCCGCTGCGCCCTATGGTTAGTACACCTTACGCCTTCCGCGCCGATATCGCCGGTCGCGCCTACATCGGCGGCGGCTGGTACGACTATGGCACCAACGTTGCACTGGAGACTCCGTCCGACAAAGTCGGCATCGGCACCACCACGCCAACCTTCAAACTCGACGTCATCGGCTCGGCCCATGCCTCCGATTCGTTGATTGGCTCCAAGTTGCGGCTCGGCTCACCCACGGACGATGGCCGCCTTAACCTCTATGGCAACCAAACGTCCGGTCCGGCGCTGACCCTGCGCGAGTTCAGCAGCGGCGGTGGCGCCATCGACTTGTTCCATAGTAATGGCTCAACCGCAGACTATCTTGCTGCCGATGGCGACGGCAGCGGTGGCTATCTGACCGTGCGCCGTTCCACCGTTGACTTTGGCTTGATCGTGGACGGAAACTACAGTGGCAGTAACAACCCCCGCATCTCGATCCTTGGCGCCGACCGCTCGGTGCTCTTCGACATGAATGCGAGCGAAGACTCGTCCGTGATGCTGCCGGGGAGCGCGATCTCCAGCCTCGAGTGCGCCAACGAAGCCGGCTTGGCAAACACACGGCGCACAACCGTTGTCGAACTGGATGATACGCTCTTCACGGTTGCGTCACGCCTGGTGCGATTCCCGACCGACGGCTATGCGCTCGTGCTGGCCTCGGGCAGCCTGGAATTTCGAGCCACGAGCTCGGATACCTTCAGGCTCGGAGTCTCGAACACGGAGACGACCTTCCCGGTCAGCGCCAATATCCTCATGCAAAACGACTTGCTGGCAGGGCAGAAGTATATCTTTCCGATGGTAGCACAAGGCTACTTCAGCGTCGACGCGGGCGTTCAGTACTTCTACTTGCTCGCCAAGCGTCCGCTCCATTCCGCCAACACCACCTTTATCCATAATGCCAACCTTGCCGTGCTCTTCTTTCCGACCTCGTATGCTTGGTTCCTGCCGCCGGCAGCTGGGACCGCCGCCGGCACCGACCCCGGGCAAGTGGAACTCGACCGCCAGGCGCAAACGCGCCTCGACGCTCAGATCGCCAAACTGCGCGCCGAGTTCGAAGCCAAACTCGAACAAATCCGCATCGAGGCTGCTAAACAACAACCGGAGGTTGACTCCCGATAGCGTTCAAATCACGATTCGAGAAACTTTCGGGGAGTGTGACCGACAAAAGGGGGATGCCAATACGATTTGAATAGCGGTGCAGGGACTTGCAGCTTAACTGACACCAAAATCCCCCTGATCCTTCATATCAAGGTCGGCAGCAAACGACGCTCGGCCTAAGCCATAGCACGGCAATATTCAGTACTCTCGCTCTTCCTCAATCCGTGCCTGCTCAATCCTTGTCTCTAGTCTGGACAAGTACTCATCAATCCACATGAGCACGTTCGAATTCGACTCATTACCTCTGAAGTTGAGTAATGACCGTTTCTGTTTCGCATAGTGAACACTCTCCGGCCCCGACCACCCTTCTGATGAAAAATTAGCCGAGAACTCATTGCGCACCTCCTCTCGGTTTCCATAGCGAGCCAGGACTTCTCTCGCTAGACAGACTCTGCCTTCCTGCTGAAACAGGCTCGGCGGCACGAAATTGGCAACATACCAAGCGCGCTCCTCAGGCTTTTCATCAACCCAGCGCCAAATGAGTTCTGGAGGAAAGCGGTCGAGGCCACCGGCGGTTCGAGAGTCTATCAATTGAGCACCGTGCAACCAGTCCTTGATGTGCCGCGCCCGGCTGTCAATTGGCGGCCCGAGGTACGACGCCACCAACTCCCAGACTTCCGAAGGTTTGGCGGATGCGATTCGTTCTAGCATGGCCAAGGGCTCTGGCCGAAAGCCATCTGATATCGACTTCTCCTTGCCCATGCTCTCAAGTAGTCGTGTGGCGATTTCGAGAGAATCCTCCGGATAGTGTTTGATATGTCCGCCAGCCAGCTCTGTCCACAAGTGCTGATCCATGGAATGCCGTTTGGAGGCG contains:
- a CDS encoding aldo/keto reductase, which gives rise to MTRELRRLGDSNITTPPLILGGNVFGWTADETTSFAILDRFIAAGFCVIDTANVYSTWVSGHQGGESETIIGNWMKSRGNRDQVVIATKVGHEMDPDRKGLKADNILREVEASLQRLQTEYIDLYQSHTDDLATPVAETLEAYHRLLDAGKVRAIGASNFTADRLQESLQTARQAGLPLYQSLQPEYNLCERQKFETTLEPLCLREHLGVIPYFGLARGFLTGKYRSAADLDRSPRGKGVARYLDQRGLRILTALDQVASELQSKLASVALAWLMARPSVTAPISSATSIEQLEDLIAAADLKLTTDQLARLTAASAYTAS
- a CDS encoding B12-binding domain-containing radical SAM protein — translated: MKIGLIAMSGIRVRDEELVRVGLTLPGFVERSLTIASLPSLGLLTLAALTPPEHQVEYIEMPDIALFDELPDGFDLAAISSYSAQIDEAYELAQRYRERGTKVVIGGPHVTVVPEEALQFCDSVVVGEGEPCWPEVLEDAKAGRLKAVYDARKREYDLTAAPMPAYDLLDIENYNRLTVQTSRGCPHHCEFCAGSILLADHYKQKPIAKVLAEIDKIREIWPHPFIEFADDNSLVNRSYWKELLTAMIPRHLRWFTETDISVAEDEELLTLMRRAGCAQVLIGFESPVVDGLAGLELNNDWKYRRFACYREAIGRIQAHGVTVNGCFVLGLDGHTTAIFDEVYEFVRASELYEVQATVLTPFPGTPLYERLKRDGRLLEPTNWKKCTLFDVNFVPAKMAPEELTRGFRKLIARLYSDEFTAQRRESFKKNLRQFHGEKGGGV